A genome region from Archaeoglobus fulgidus DSM 4304 includes the following:
- the smc gene encoding chromosome segregation protein SMC, whose amino-acid sequence MHIEKIRLKNFKSFGKKAEIPFFKGFTVITGPNGSGKSNIIDSILFCLGLSTSTKQLRAERLTDLVHNGRSEAEVAILFSENGKKYEIARKVKITEKGYYSYYYLNGKSVSLSEIHSFLSQFGIYSDAYNVVMQGDVTRIIEMSPFQRRKIIDDVAGISEFDEKKEKALEELERVRESIEKLEAVIAEVNDRLQTLERDRNEAIRYKEILSKKEEYEGYLRAHNYLTAVKSKEKVERELERLERQKDELTSKIPEINARIAELNEKINELAAKISELGDERSAEIQSRILELSSELESLRRAERFYLDEAKRLEEESVKIISEISKIKEEMESLDGELEEYAIKRIQVGEIVDELAAKMELLRQRLEEVDKKHRELRDRLVSRKEELEMYKERRGEILRERDKLIELLRRIDMDVEDIKNEIASIESKLKEFETEKKAKQEEVWKQEEELMSAKKMLSSADKKLFDIRAKISDVEDELKKAELELAKVKATLSTLRTYSKPVEILLDARNRRELPGIFGTVAQLGEVDEEYVAAIEAAAGNALQFVVVETEDDAVSAINFLKAVRGGRATFIPLRRIKSFKLSLDKSILKEDGVIDFAVNLVRCDKKFQPVFRFILRDTVVVDRIETAKRLMDRGFRFVTLDGDIVEKSGLMTGGSAEKRGILVSRELLEKERMLSDKIYELQREKEGLFAELNRAESLRKQYKDEVDRLTGMISELRNRISLLDEKIRTESGRIEELREKISQKSREKENYISSLKDYNSKLAEMEEAIGELEAEIEEIERMLRGSEVPKIVEELDKIKEEHQRNREILISIEKKIESLEFKREQLESSMQEKQVYLDEIKDRIDEIRRTIEEGKARVEEINSELEELRKEERELGKELKGLRKERDELIKQLRNAEEEKRKIEAEIDRLEERIKLQKERLEIAESEIAEIGEVEVPENLPPLEKVEKVLDEVLVELSTFGDVNLKAIQEYEEVKARRDELVEKKMVLEKERADILDRIEKYERMKREIFFEVFTAINRNFAEIIRELANGEGELYLDSDDPFNSGLYIKVKPNNKPVQKLESMSGGEKSLVALALIFAIQMYKPAPFYAFDEVDMFLDGVNVGRVAKMIKKRSKDAQFIVVSLRKPMLEQADAIVGITLGRDNVSQVTGIKLKT is encoded by the coding sequence ATGCACATCGAGAAAATACGGCTGAAAAACTTTAAATCCTTCGGCAAAAAAGCTGAAATTCCTTTTTTCAAGGGATTTACCGTTATCACCGGGCCCAATGGTAGTGGTAAGTCAAACATCATCGACTCCATTCTTTTCTGCCTTGGCCTATCCACCTCAACAAAGCAGCTGAGAGCCGAGAGGCTAACAGACCTCGTCCACAACGGAAGGAGCGAGGCGGAGGTTGCAATCCTCTTCTCCGAGAATGGAAAGAAGTACGAGATAGCGAGGAAGGTGAAAATTACGGAGAAGGGCTACTACAGCTACTACTACCTCAACGGCAAGAGTGTTAGCCTCTCGGAAATTCACAGCTTTTTATCACAGTTCGGGATATACAGCGACGCTTACAACGTGGTGATGCAGGGAGACGTGACGAGAATAATCGAAATGTCCCCATTCCAGAGGAGAAAGATAATAGACGACGTTGCCGGTATCTCAGAATTCGACGAAAAGAAGGAGAAAGCGCTGGAAGAGCTTGAGAGAGTTAGGGAGAGCATAGAGAAGCTTGAAGCTGTTATTGCCGAAGTCAACGACAGACTTCAAACTCTGGAAAGGGACAGGAATGAGGCTATAAGATACAAGGAGATTCTGAGCAAAAAGGAAGAGTACGAAGGCTATTTGAGGGCTCACAACTACCTGACAGCCGTCAAAAGCAAAGAAAAAGTCGAAAGAGAGCTTGAAAGGCTTGAAAGGCAAAAGGATGAGCTGACAAGCAAGATACCGGAAATCAACGCGAGGATTGCTGAGCTCAATGAGAAAATCAACGAGCTTGCCGCTAAAATCTCAGAGCTTGGAGACGAGAGGTCTGCCGAAATTCAATCGAGAATTCTCGAACTAAGCTCGGAGCTTGAATCTCTCAGGAGAGCGGAAAGATTCTACCTTGATGAGGCCAAAAGGCTTGAGGAGGAGTCTGTAAAGATAATTTCGGAAATATCCAAAATAAAGGAAGAAATGGAGAGCTTGGATGGAGAGCTGGAGGAATACGCGATAAAAAGGATTCAGGTCGGAGAGATCGTTGATGAGCTTGCCGCTAAAATGGAGCTGCTGAGGCAAAGGCTGGAGGAGGTTGACAAAAAGCACAGAGAGCTGAGAGACAGGCTTGTAAGCAGAAAAGAGGAGCTCGAAATGTACAAGGAGAGGAGAGGTGAGATTTTAAGGGAAAGGGACAAGCTCATCGAGCTGCTCAGAAGGATAGACATGGACGTTGAGGACATCAAAAACGAGATTGCATCTATTGAGTCCAAGCTAAAGGAGTTTGAGACCGAGAAGAAGGCCAAACAGGAGGAGGTCTGGAAGCAAGAAGAGGAGCTGATGAGCGCCAAAAAGATGCTCTCTTCAGCTGACAAAAAGCTTTTTGACATAAGGGCCAAGATTTCCGATGTCGAGGATGAGTTGAAAAAGGCCGAGCTTGAGCTTGCAAAGGTGAAGGCGACGCTCTCCACGCTGAGAACGTACTCAAAGCCGGTTGAAATTCTCCTCGATGCGAGAAACAGAAGAGAGCTCCCCGGAATCTTTGGGACGGTTGCACAGCTTGGCGAAGTGGATGAGGAGTACGTAGCTGCAATTGAGGCCGCTGCTGGAAATGCTCTGCAGTTCGTCGTTGTTGAGACTGAAGATGATGCCGTTTCAGCTATAAACTTCCTAAAGGCGGTAAGAGGGGGGAGGGCTACCTTCATACCTCTCAGAAGGATAAAGAGCTTCAAGCTGAGCCTTGACAAGTCGATTCTGAAGGAGGACGGAGTTATAGACTTCGCCGTTAATCTCGTAAGGTGCGATAAGAAGTTCCAGCCTGTCTTCAGGTTTATTTTGAGGGACACGGTTGTTGTTGACAGGATTGAGACTGCAAAAAGGCTGATGGACAGGGGCTTCAGGTTCGTGACTCTGGACGGGGATATTGTTGAGAAGTCCGGTCTTATGACCGGTGGAAGCGCTGAAAAGAGGGGCATTCTCGTTTCAAGAGAGCTCTTGGAGAAGGAAAGAATGCTTTCCGATAAAATTTACGAGCTTCAGCGGGAGAAGGAGGGCCTTTTTGCGGAGCTTAACAGGGCTGAAAGCCTGAGGAAGCAGTACAAGGACGAGGTGGACAGGCTTACGGGAATGATCAGCGAGCTGAGAAACAGAATAAGTCTGCTCGACGAGAAAATAAGAACGGAGAGTGGAAGAATTGAGGAGCTGAGGGAGAAGATTTCGCAGAAAAGCAGAGAGAAGGAGAATTACATAAGCTCCCTGAAGGATTACAACTCAAAGCTGGCGGAGATGGAGGAAGCGATTGGAGAACTTGAGGCGGAAATTGAGGAAATTGAGAGGATGCTCAGGGGCAGCGAGGTGCCGAAAATCGTGGAAGAGCTTGATAAAATTAAGGAGGAGCACCAGAGAAACAGGGAAATTCTCATTTCCATCGAAAAGAAGATTGAGAGCCTTGAATTCAAGAGAGAGCAGCTTGAAAGCAGCATGCAGGAAAAGCAGGTGTATCTGGATGAGATAAAGGACAGGATAGACGAAATTCGGAGGACGATTGAAGAGGGGAAGGCCAGAGTGGAGGAGATTAACTCCGAGCTCGAAGAGCTCAGGAAAGAGGAGAGGGAGCTTGGAAAGGAGCTTAAAGGCCTGAGAAAGGAGAGAGATGAGTTAATAAAGCAGTTGAGAAATGCTGAGGAAGAGAAGAGGAAAATCGAGGCTGAGATAGACAGGCTTGAGGAGAGGATAAAGCTCCAGAAGGAGAGGCTTGAGATTGCGGAATCTGAGATTGCAGAAATTGGCGAGGTCGAGGTTCCCGAAAACCTCCCACCGCTTGAAAAAGTTGAGAAGGTTCTTGATGAGGTGTTGGTAGAACTTTCAACATTTGGCGATGTTAACTTAAAGGCTATTCAGGAGTACGAGGAGGTAAAGGCGAGGAGAGATGAGCTTGTTGAGAAAAAGATGGTTCTGGAGAAGGAGAGAGCTGATATTCTGGACAGAATTGAGAAATACGAGAGAATGAAGAGGGAAATATTTTTTGAGGTCTTCACCGCAATAAACAGGAACTTTGCAGAAATTATAAGGGAGTTGGCCAACGGGGAGGGAGAACTTTACCTCGACAGCGATGATCCTTTCAACAGCGGGCTTTACATCAAAGTTAAGCCCAACAACAAGCCCGTGCAAAAACTTGAGTCCATGAGCGGTGGGGAGAAGAGCCTTGTTGCCCTTGCTTTAATCTTTGCCATCCAGATGTACAAGCCAGCCCCCTTCTATGCCTTCGACGAGGTTGACATGTTCCTTGACGGTGTGAACGTCGGAAGAGTGGCGAAGATGATAAAGAAGAGGTCGAAGGATGCTCAGTTCATTGTGGTCTCGCTCAGAAAGCCGATGCTTGAGCAGGCCGATGCGATTGTTGGAATAACACTGGGGAGGGATAACGTATCGCAGGTGACTGGAATCAAGCTGAAAACCTGA
- a CDS encoding segregation/condensation protein A: MAKRGEIDPWNIDVVDVTDRFLKRIEDAKKLDLRVSGRVLLYAAILVRMKAEAITLEALGGDEEEELEMYDYDSFYFLDEPLEFPEEVDEEELDEVILEALTSMRRRVRKITTLKDLIDELRRAEEVERRRRRRRRRERQEEVGIDAALRVPHEESLEEMIARVEREVFEALRKKDTVTLFSLVKSWDVPTLVDYYVSVLHLAFRKKVEIRQEEFYGDVEIQKF, encoded by the coding sequence ATGGCCAAGAGGGGTGAGATAGACCCCTGGAACATCGACGTAGTTGACGTTACGGACAGATTTCTGAAAAGGATAGAGGATGCCAAAAAGCTTGATTTGAGAGTTTCAGGAAGAGTTTTGCTTTACGCTGCAATCCTCGTCAGGATGAAGGCCGAAGCAATAACACTTGAGGCTTTGGGTGGAGATGAGGAGGAAGAGCTTGAAATGTACGACTACGACTCTTTCTACTTTCTGGATGAGCCCCTTGAGTTTCCTGAGGAGGTTGACGAGGAGGAGCTTGACGAGGTTATCCTTGAAGCTCTCACCTCCATGAGGAGAAGGGTAAGGAAGATTACGACACTTAAAGACCTGATAGACGAGCTCAGGAGGGCAGAGGAGGTTGAGAGAAGGAGAAGGAGGAGAAGGAGGAGGGAGAGACAGGAGGAAGTTGGGATAGATGCAGCCTTAAGGGTTCCACACGAGGAAAGCCTTGAGGAGATGATTGCGAGAGTTGAGAGAGAGGTTTTTGAAGCTTTGAGGAAAAAGGATACGGTAACGCTTTTCTCTCTCGTTAAATCGTGGGATGTGCCAACCCTCGTGGACTATTACGTTTCCGTCTTGCACCTGGCCTTCAGAAAGAAGGTGGAAATCAGGCAAGAGGAGTTTTATGGGGATGTCGAAATTCAGAAGTTTTGA
- a CDS encoding sulfite exporter TauE/SafE family protein translates to MLETAAWWVWPVILFVFTFFLGILAVMAGVGGGVLFVPLVSGFFPFHLDYVRGAGLFVALTGALAAGPGLLKRGLANLRLAMPLALIASTCSIIGALIGLALPTNITQTLLGITILFISFVMVTSKRVEFPKVEKADKISQMLGIYGIYYEESMGKEIEWKVHRTIPSMILFAFIGIIAGMFGLGAGWANVPVLNLFMGTPLKIAAGTSKFLLSITDTSAAWVYLNNGSVIPLITIPSCLGIMLGSYVGVRVLAKASPKMIRSIVIAVLIFAGLRSLLKGLGIWA, encoded by the coding sequence ATGCTCGAAACGGCAGCTTGGTGGGTCTGGCCCGTAATACTGTTCGTCTTTACCTTCTTCTTGGGGATACTGGCAGTGATGGCAGGAGTGGGTGGAGGTGTGCTGTTCGTACCACTGGTAAGCGGCTTTTTCCCCTTTCATCTCGATTACGTCAGGGGAGCGGGGCTATTCGTAGCATTAACTGGAGCCTTAGCTGCAGGACCGGGATTGCTCAAAAGGGGGCTTGCAAACCTCCGCCTTGCTATGCCACTCGCACTGATTGCCTCCACGTGCTCCATTATCGGTGCTCTCATAGGACTGGCGTTGCCAACAAACATAACCCAAACCCTTCTGGGAATTACGATTCTCTTCATCTCCTTCGTGATGGTTACGAGCAAAAGAGTGGAGTTTCCAAAGGTTGAAAAGGCCGATAAGATATCGCAGATGCTCGGAATCTACGGAATCTACTACGAGGAGTCCATGGGTAAGGAGATAGAGTGGAAAGTGCACAGAACCATTCCTTCAATGATTCTATTCGCTTTCATCGGTATTATTGCCGGTATGTTCGGTCTCGGAGCGGGATGGGCCAACGTTCCAGTTCTCAACCTCTTCATGGGCACTCCGCTTAAAATTGCAGCAGGCACAAGTAAGTTTCTCCTTTCCATAACCGACACCTCTGCCGCATGGGTTTATCTAAACAACGGAAGTGTAATTCCGCTGATTACGATCCCCTCCTGCCTCGGAATAATGCTCGGTTCCTACGTTGGTGTCAGAGTTCTTGCAAAGGCGAGTCCAAAGATGATAAGGTCGATAGTTATAGCGGTGCTAATTTTCGCCGGGCTCAGGAGTTTGCTGAAGGGGCTTGGAATTTGGGCGTGA
- a CDS encoding alpha/beta hydrolase — translation MNLFFESGGLKVAALHYEGREKCVVMAHGFGAVKESLIPYAERFSEDFGVLLFDYRFFGESEGWPRQLIDINTQLEDWRNAIEFARSLGYEKIALWGTSFSGGHVLTIASEVDVDAVVSQVPFVDGLAVARAAGVKNVLRLTFSGMVDKLLSFIGRVNYVPIFAPEGGFAFMSSREAEKYRYIIPEGVEWFNAVPARIALSIVRYRPVERVERIRCPVLYVVAERDGITPAEAALKAAEMTKNSEVLRVNGDHFDVYLSLFEFCVEREREFLLRSLD, via the coding sequence ATGAATCTCTTCTTTGAGTCTGGCGGTTTGAAAGTTGCGGCGCTACACTACGAGGGCAGAGAGAAGTGCGTAGTTATGGCGCACGGTTTTGGGGCGGTGAAGGAATCCCTCATTCCCTATGCGGAAAGATTCTCTGAGGATTTTGGAGTTCTGCTATTCGACTACCGCTTTTTCGGGGAGAGTGAAGGTTGGCCGAGACAGCTTATTGACATAAACACGCAGCTTGAAGACTGGAGGAATGCGATTGAATTCGCCAGAAGTCTCGGTTACGAAAAAATTGCTCTTTGGGGAACTTCCTTCAGCGGTGGACACGTTCTGACGATTGCCTCAGAAGTGGATGTGGATGCAGTCGTCTCTCAGGTCCCCTTCGTTGATGGTCTGGCTGTTGCAAGGGCAGCTGGGGTAAAGAACGTCTTAAGGCTGACTTTCTCAGGAATGGTGGACAAATTGCTCTCCTTCATCGGCAGAGTTAACTACGTTCCTATTTTCGCCCCTGAGGGAGGTTTTGCCTTCATGAGCTCTCGCGAGGCTGAGAAGTACCGCTACATCATTCCTGAAGGTGTGGAGTGGTTCAATGCTGTTCCCGCAAGAATCGCTCTAAGCATTGTGAGATACAGGCCAGTTGAGAGAGTGGAGCGGATTAGATGTCCCGTTCTGTATGTTGTTGCGGAGAGAGATGGGATTACTCCGGCAGAGGCTGCATTGAAGGCAGCGGAGATGACCAAAAACTCAGAAGTGCTGAGGGTTAATGGCGACCACTTCGACGTTTACCTCAGCCTTTTCGAGTTCTGCGTTGAGAGGGAGAGGGAGTTTTTGTTGAGGTCTCTTGACTGA
- a CDS encoding winged helix-turn-helix transcriptional regulator, translated as MRAKLLLIFLLLTYPVSAFSDQPVNISDEKLQKILEEDDANEIRITFWDLPLWIKVQYILGILGGLIAVWKLLPVVIAKFRSFLSSKRLQILNAVAENPGMSITELERVLEMNRSTLRYYLRQLEGEGLVNTVRYGGSRCVFPADMPFEPSYSLKGRKKDILDLLKENGGMTAKEIAGRLNLSVKTVLYHLSEMEELGIIIKDGKKYGLHCTDKI; from the coding sequence ATGAGGGCTAAGCTTCTGCTAATTTTTCTCCTGCTAACCTATCCTGTTTCCGCCTTCAGCGACCAGCCAGTAAACATCAGCGACGAGAAACTGCAGAAGATTCTTGAGGAAGATGATGCCAACGAAATTCGCATCACATTCTGGGATTTGCCGCTTTGGATTAAGGTTCAGTACATTCTTGGCATTCTGGGCGGGTTGATAGCGGTCTGGAAGCTTTTGCCAGTTGTGATTGCAAAATTCAGGTCGTTTTTGAGCTCAAAGAGGTTGCAAATCCTCAACGCCGTGGCAGAGAATCCGGGGATGAGTATAACCGAGCTTGAGAGAGTTCTGGAGATGAACAGGAGCACCCTTCGCTACTACCTGAGGCAACTTGAAGGCGAGGGGCTCGTTAATACTGTCAGATATGGCGGAAGCAGATGCGTTTTTCCTGCGGATATGCCTTTCGAACCCTCTTATTCACTGAAGGGAAGAAAGAAAGACATTTTGGATCTGCTGAAAGAGAACGGGGGAATGACGGCAAAAGAAATTGCTGGAAGGCTCAATCTGAGTGTCAAGACGGTTCTTTACCACTTAAGCGAAATGGAGGAGCTTGGAATAATCATTAAAGACGGAAAAAAATATGGTTTACACTGCACCGACAAAATTTAA
- a CDS encoding DUF6345 domain-containing protein yields MKHSIMVWVYVCLAAFTLAGKTLAYDVGAAVAFSEDPEDVWFNSVSQFVEIISSEPTWVQHFLNDYPNVGPYMWTEEEKGNDNFYADYTELSLVLGHGVVVVYPDGTKKSAIGFADRGYALPDDIRLGYASPDGFGYSVWTFIIQCSVLGDEYVDDWLQTLQGVHMVLGFASTATISNADFPELAYRLTGTGGYTREKVESAFFSTFLKSDGVHDDNRARIIAENSEVLDNDYLNSFERVPVDGSKIIVTGWVG; encoded by the coding sequence ATGAAACATTCGATAATGGTGTGGGTATATGTTTGTTTAGCAGCATTCACTTTAGCAGGGAAAACACTGGCTTATGACGTGGGTGCAGCTGTAGCCTTCTCAGAAGACCCGGAGGACGTTTGGTTCAACAGTGTCAGCCAGTTCGTTGAGATAATATCGAGCGAACCAACTTGGGTACAACACTTCCTCAATGACTACCCGAACGTAGGACCTTATATGTGGACGGAAGAGGAGAAAGGTAATGACAATTTCTACGCCGATTACACAGAACTATCCTTAGTTTTAGGGCATGGAGTTGTTGTGGTCTATCCTGATGGAACAAAAAAGAGTGCAATAGGCTTTGCAGACCGAGGATATGCACTCCCAGATGATATTAGACTTGGGTATGCCAGCCCAGATGGATTTGGATACAGCGTGTGGACTTTCATAATCCAATGCAGTGTTCTGGGAGACGAATATGTAGACGACTGGCTTCAAACTTTGCAAGGTGTTCATATGGTTTTAGGCTTTGCAAGCACTGCTACCATCAGTAATGCCGACTTTCCAGAATTAGCATATCGACTAACAGGCACAGGTGGTTATACCAGAGAAAAGGTCGAAAGTGCCTTTTTTAGTACGTTTCTTAAATCGGATGGCGTGCATGATGATAACAGGGCCAGAATTATAGCCGAAAACTCTGAAGTACTTGATAACGACTACTTAAACAGCTTTGAACGTGTGCCGGTTGATGGAAGCAAGATAATCGTTACTGGGTGGGTGGGGTGA
- a CDS encoding halocin C8-like domain-containing protein: MFNRTLSYSSYVLSYQVEKQQYNVSVLTRIISVNGTDLFMTMVNIGPRDSKAQPVADIVFFTNKTNLAEHYRLLGKVLNEVRKGDETSWVWNKAKNELSYLSRVVEREMGEYNVEGYAAATTMDIDACGACKVLFEVACAVGCGVGMATLCILAGLTTGVGGIACAAIAAAVCWAIGEYGCDSGAGYVCTQIGYC; encoded by the coding sequence ATGTTTAACAGAACACTCAGCTACAGCTCTTACGTGCTGAGCTACCAAGTTGAGAAGCAGCAGTACAACGTGAGTGTGCTGACGAGGATTATCTCCGTAAACGGCACCGACCTTTTCATGACAATGGTGAATATAGGTCCAAGGGACAGCAAGGCTCAGCCCGTCGCCGATATAGTGTTCTTCACTAACAAAACGAATCTGGCGGAGCACTACAGGTTGCTCGGCAAGGTTCTGAACGAGGTAAGGAAGGGTGACGAGACGAGCTGGGTTTGGAACAAGGCGAAGAACGAGCTTAGCTATTTGAGCAGGGTTGTTGAGAGGGAGATGGGGGAGTATAATGTTGAGGGTTATGCCGCAGCTACAACCATGGATATTGATGCTTGCGGAGCTTGCAAAGTTCTATTTGAAGTTGCGTGTGCAGTGGGTTGTGGTGTAGGAATGGCTACACTTTGTATACTTGCGGGATTGACAACGGGTGTGGGTGGGATTGCCTGTGCTGCGATTGCGGCTGCAGTCTGTTGGGCAATTGGAGAATACGGGTGCGATTCCGGTGCAGGATATGTATGCACTCAAATAGGTTACTGCTAA
- a CDS encoding zinc dependent phospholipase C family protein, with protein sequence MQKKVLSLVLVLAVLESIVPVSAWGTITHVRMSSEAGNPYTGFKMEYLSGSIAPDAGYIISTEWGTKFHGYYVNDALNIANKMLSLAEGTDEKAFAKGWLAHLMQDRVAHGNGDGLPKDQAYGEGYSNYAAKKYGLTHIEAEFFVNGRVIHEKGWDWDFVRFAVPTELIVKTMRSLYGSAPNENDLNNAYNTFAMEYYGELAFWNSPSGNTAYLTLLLFGTVSDYDDYVSDVHCNPYEESIYLTNHPNARSTYAAGTYIMGVKKVKSSDGQIKKWMKEYAERLEKAGAIKVNRKFEDGWLVIEFRMVDKYKADRIAKEVLQDMARSEEIFQFINLKGDEK encoded by the coding sequence ATGCAGAAAAAAGTGTTAAGTCTGGTTTTGGTGCTGGCGGTGTTGGAGAGTATAGTACCAGTATCTGCTTGGGGGACAATAACACATGTTAGAATGTCTTCAGAGGCAGGGAACCCTTACACAGGATTTAAAATGGAATACTTGTCTGGTTCCATTGCTCCGGATGCTGGATACATCATCTCGACAGAGTGGGGTACAAAGTTTCATGGATATTATGTAAATGATGCTCTGAACATAGCAAATAAAATGTTGAGCTTGGCGGAAGGAACTGATGAGAAAGCATTTGCCAAAGGGTGGCTTGCACATTTAATGCAGGACAGAGTGGCTCACGGAAATGGAGACGGGTTACCGAAAGACCAAGCTTACGGTGAAGGCTACTCGAACTACGCTGCTAAAAAATACGGCTTAACCCACATAGAGGCGGAATTTTTTGTTAATGGTAGAGTTATTCACGAAAAGGGCTGGGATTGGGACTTCGTGAGGTTTGCAGTTCCAACGGAGCTCATTGTCAAGACAATGAGAAGTCTTTACGGTTCGGCTCCCAATGAGAATGACCTTAACAATGCCTACAACACCTTTGCAATGGAATACTATGGTGAGCTGGCATTTTGGAACTCGCCATCAGGAAATACAGCCTATTTAACGCTTCTTCTTTTTGGGACGGTTTCCGACTATGACGATTATGTTTCAGACGTTCACTGCAATCCTTATGAGGAATCGATTTATTTGACCAATCACCCAAACGCAAGGTCAACGTATGCTGCGGGAACGTATATAATGGGAGTTAAAAAGGTTAAAAGCAGTGACGGGCAAATTAAAAAATGGATGAAGGAATACGCTGAGAGATTAGAGAAAGCGGGAGCGATAAAGGTAAACAGAAAATTCGAAGATGGATGGCTGGTAATCGAGTTCAGGATGGTTGACAAATATAAGGCTGACAGGATTGCCAAAGAAGTTCTTCAGGACATGGCGAGATCTGAAGAAATTTTCCAATTCATTAATTTAAAGGGTGACGAGAAATGA